One genomic segment of Oreochromis aureus strain Israel breed Guangdong linkage group 9, ZZ_aureus, whole genome shotgun sequence includes these proteins:
- the LOC120441858 gene encoding extracellular matrix protein FRAS1-like isoform X1, whose amino-acid sequence MLPVQALGSAPSCRLTWHHAASSCSDFLHHYQACGRLLPLLQVPGMRVQEGVRKTITEFELKATDADTEAESIVFSVIQASRHVTIERTISGQHYRQISSFTMDDIDQNRISYNHDGSNSLKYRFTFTVTDSTNLLFMVEDNGKEVCVCVSVCVDSFITVG is encoded by the exons ATGCTGCCAGTCCAG GCACTAGGATCAGCACCTTCATGCAGGCTGACCTGGCATCACGCAGCATCCA GTTGCTCAGACTTTCTACATCACTATCAAGCCTGTGGACGACTcctgcctcttcttcaggtcccTGGCATGAGGGTGCAGGAGGGTGTGAGGAAGACCATCACTGAGTTTGAGCTGAAAGCCACCGATGCGGACACAGAG GCGGAGTCCATCGTCTTCAGCGTCATCCAGGCTTCTCGACACGTCACCATCGAGCGCACCATCAGCGGCCAACACTACCGACAGATAAGCAGCTTCACCATGGACGACATCGACCAGAACCGCATCAGCTACAACCACGACGGCTCCAACTCGCTCAAATACCGCTTCACCTTCACCGTGACCGACAGCACCAACCTGCTCTTCATGGTGGAGGACAACGGaaaagaggtgtgtgtgtgtgtgtctgtgtgtgtggacagtTTTATTACAGTGGGATGA
- the LOC120441858 gene encoding uncharacterized protein LOC120441858 isoform X2, whose product MLPVQALGSAPSCRLTWHHAASSCSDFLHHYQACGRLLPLLQVPGMRVQEGVRKTITEFELKATDADTEASNSLYELHNINRCQEMYSETLLQLRIREEKHTVLLACKGSHRAPAPGVRAPGLALCHCPGLYLYTRRVIQQ is encoded by the exons ATGCTGCCAGTCCAG GCACTAGGATCAGCACCTTCATGCAGGCTGACCTGGCATCACGCAGCATCCA GTTGCTCAGACTTTCTACATCACTATCAAGCCTGTGGACGACTcctgcctcttcttcaggtcccTGGCATGAGGGTGCAGGAGGGTGTGAGGAAGACCATCACTGAGTTTGAGCTGAAAGCCACCGATGCGGACACAGAG GCATCAAATTCTCTTTATGAGCTGCACAATATAAACAGATGTCAAGAGATGTACTCtgagacacttcttcagctgagaatcagagaggagaaacacacagttttacttgcatgCAAGGGCAGCCACAGAGCACCTGCACCTGGAGTGAGGGCTCCGGGACTCGCActctgccactgccctggtctttatttatacacaagaagagtaatacaacagtga